The following nucleotide sequence is from Gymnodinialimonas sp. 202GB13-11.
ATCCCCACGCGGCCCACTATGCACCGACCGATCGCGCCGCACCGACACGCCCCAAGGAGCCTGTTTCGTGATTTCCACCTCGCTCGCCCAGTCCGCCTACGCTGCAAGCTCTGCTCCAGTGCGCTCGGACCGCGGCACTGAATATGCCGCATTCCAAACCGTCACCACCAAGTTGAACAAAGCGACGCAGCCGGATGCGTCGATGACAGCGCGCGCGGAAGCGCTCCACGAAAATCGCAAATTGTGGACTATT
It contains:
- the flaF gene encoding flagellar biosynthesis regulator FlaF codes for the protein MISTSLAQSAYAASSAPVRSDRGTEYAAFQTVTTKLNKATQPDASMTARAEALHENRKLWTILASDLADDGNALPQTLRAQLFYLAEFSLLQSRKALDDPTALKALVDINTSVMRGLAGQGDVK